CTCTGTCGAATTCTCTCTCCAAAAACCAAGTTATATCCTGTTTTGATCTGAAAAGAGCCTTTCATAATGTGCTGTCACGGGCCTGGCCGCTGAGCGCCCCTTTTTGGCCGCTGAGCGGCCAGTTACTTCAGAGGAGGGTAATTGCCACCGCCTTGGGCGCTGAGCGGCCTCTGAATACCGCTGGGCGCCCTGGGCATCTTAAAATTCCTATTTTCTTGCCAAAATTTGTCTTCTTCATTGAATCTTCATTCCTTAAACACAAATCAAGATCATAATCAAGTTTAAGCACATTCTATCCTAAAGTAAATCTAACAACAAGTTCTAAACAAAAGAAATTAGATTTGGTCAAGGTTTCTCATGAATTTACAAGGATAAGTGTCTATATTTCTCATTGAAATTAGGTAAAATTGACACTTATCATCTGCACAGGATCTTCAAGTAGAGAATAAAGGTGCATATTTCAACTTCCATAAATAACTCCAAATCAAACCCCTTTGAACCGGGTTTGATTACAATAGGAATATTCCTTGACAACACACATAAGCTTCCAACAAAACCCAAACTTGAATACCAAGTATTCAAAACAAGGCTTCACAGATAAACTGCCAACTCACAACAGATATGCAGGGACAGATGTCATAGGCAAGATGTTACAACACGGGTCCGACATGTTGGCACAAAAACATACTTAGCTAAAATGAAAACAAtcaaacaaaggaacaacaagtTTAATTTGCGTATAAAACATTATGTAATCTATATATGCATACTGATAAATCTTGGCTAGCTGAGTCAGTTCTtattaggggtggaaataggccaggCGGCTCGTCAGGGGCCTATGGCTTGACTCGTTAGAGGCTCGGCTCGGCTCGgctcgtttattaaaaaggCCAGGCTAAGGCTTTTTTAAAAGCTTGATTAACAAAAAAGGTGAGGCCCAAACTATTAAAAAAACCTATTTGGCCTAACAGGCCGgcctatttatatattatttgatttttttttaaactgatgtatactttagtataaaacaaaaccctaagTTCCTACCCTAACCTAGATTAGAAAGGTTCCAGACATATTCAACATTGCACATCATCAACCGCACAGGACGCAGGGTGCAGCCGGCCACCACTGCCGGTCTGCCGCTGCCAAGTCCACCTCTCCTCCAAACCGCGAGTCACCACTCACCACCACCGTTTTACAAGAATTGCAGGtgtctatttttatttaaaaagaaagtgcaatgatatataaaaggctTATTAGCCCGCCAGCCTAATGACATTCTTTTAATATAATTGtctgttaaataggcttttaagcAGGCTTGTAGGCCAGGTCAGGCCTTAGAAAAGGCCAGGTCAAGCCgtaaaatttggcctattgataggCCACAGGCCAGGCTTGGGCCACGAAAAAAGAATGCAGGTCAGGCCTAAGCCACGCAAAGTTCAGCTCGGcccggcctatttccacccctagttCTTATTGAAAGACACTAGCGATCGTTTGCATGTCGTTCATTATTTCTTATTTGACCTCTTGTTAAACGAGCTTGGAAGGTTGGGATTGACATTGCCATTCTTgttcatggcttttcacgtggagatAGGTAAGTTTTTCTATCCTCATAGACACGACAACAAAGTGATAGTAGTGACTCTTATGAGTTATGCGTTTGACGTTTATTGATAGCAATTTATTGGGAATTAATGTAAAATGTTTTGGAGAAATGTGTCTCGATTATTCTACTGAGCCGAggattaataatttaatacaattttttgGAATTTCCAGCTGCGGCCACCTGACTCATTTTTATCTCACATAAAGAAATGTGGAAAAAACCCGGCTTTTGGAACCAAACTAAaaacaaacttaaaaaaaagGCCAAAATCCATTTTATGGATAGAAAACAAGTTCAGTTAGCCATTTATCCAATCTGGGCCAAAACCGGTTTTAATCCAAAGCTCAAACTTTTGCACTAGAAAAAAACTTCATGGCCCAAATATATTATTCATGACAATTCACCAGACATACAATCAAATAAAGACATGTAATCAAGGACGGATGCAAGTAGGGGAgtatgagggcaagtgccctcatttgaatttggaaaaatacattagaaaaaaatttgagtagCAAAAGTAGGTGTTTTTTATAACTCGTTTGATAAAAGTTACCATCACTaaatttgagtagtaaaagtatgatTTTTGATGACCCATTTGTTAAAAATTGCCCTCACTTATATCACACATTGCTTAAAGTTGAAACTTTTGTACacaaatttgatattttttatttagtgtTTCTTGAATCTTGAGTAATGTCCATTAGATATTACACCATTTTTTCACTCTCATTTGTTTTGTCCAATGGTTATATCATGGCTCACAAGTCACAATATGGCTCACAAGATAACTCCCACCCCAAATCCCCACCATTTTCCTTCTTTCATTCAACACTTAATAGCCGTGTGAGGTTGATTTATAGATACATAGATGGTGGATGTATATATCTATCACCATTCATCATggctaattttttaaaataaattatttgcaGCATAACAAAACTTACAATTATAtgagttaataaaaattattataggagttatTTTATTCCTTATTCCATTAAATTACTAGTTTTAGGAGTTTGAAACTAATTACAGTTATGTTATTTTTGCAATTGAAAAGTTTctcaagaaaataaatattaggGCAATCATTTTCTTCTCAAACTTAAGTACTTCATAAAATTTTGTGTTCGTCAATGAAAAAATGTTTTATGAAATTTGATTCATAAAAACTTCATAATAATCGTAGTTTAAGGTCAAGAATTTCATGTTACCATCCTAGTAATAGCTTCTAGAGAATTATACTTCAAAATATAAAAGTTTGTAGAAAATAATTATGATATGAATTCAAATTTTTAATAGTATTCTTACTATATTTTCAACGTTATAAATTTCAATGTATGTTTTTCCCCCACAACAAAAAAttcctggatccgtcactgcaTGTAATGGACCTAAGGAGAGTCCAATGTTCATTTATTCACATTATTGCTCTACatggtttatttttttttttatacacaaatgttaattgttagtaatgttagtataaattagtcttctcaagattcgaaccctggacccttcattacactcaacccttatgtccttAACTCTTCAAACTTGAGCTATTCTTCGGGGACCGATGACCTCtccttagagcaactccaacgcagGTTGTTTAACCTGGTTGGAGAAAATAAGCAATGTTGCTTATTTTTTGGTTCCATTAGCGCTTGATGAGCTGTCGTTGCTAGTTGCTAAAAactaagcaacgttgcttaaataAGTAAGCAACGTAGCTTAAATAAGCAACGCTCCTTAACTTGTTCCTGGCTTAAAAATaatctttttctctctttcaacTAGCAACAAAATTCTCGTTAAAAAAGAGGGATACATAGCTCAATGAAGAGGCAGAATGAACAAACagataaaatcaaaaaattcataaatttattaCAAAAGAGAAGGGAGATGAGCAAAAATTTAATCaatttaaaatacaaattgtTGAAAGtctaaaaaaaagcaaaaaaataaaaaataaaaaaattgttacagAAGAGAAGGGAGAACCGGAGACAAATATGTGGAGATGAGCACCGATGGCGCAGCCACGACTCCGACAACGATGACTTATTGCATGTCCCCGATCTGTTTTTTAAAACCACAATCTCGTGATTGAACCTCCGATGTGGGTGTGGGAAGCTTTGATTTGTTGCTAGAACCTCCGGTCTGGGTTTAGAAGGTCTGATTTGTTGCTGGAATCGTTGTTTTGCTGCATGTGGGAAGCAGAGAGACTAGGGGCGTGAGAGAAATGAAGGAAGTGTGAGAGAGACGAAGGGGTGCGTGGAGACGGCGGCTTGCATGTAGAGACAGTGACGGCGGTGAGGTTGAAAGCCTCAAAGACGGGTGGAAGAAGATAATGGTTGAAGagaaaattcctttttttttttctctctttttttctcgTCTCTTTCTCTCTGTTGTAGAAACCACCTTTGCTTCTAGATACTTCTGATAAAGGTTGAAGATTAggttttattttctaatatctTAATAAATATTAACACAAAAGGAAGTGGGCTTGtattataatgttaaaaaaatcaaagcaaaaaaattaaagcgGTGGGCTGAGGGTTCGTTAATATTTGGGCCTTAATAAGAAAAAAGTagtatttaattaataaattagttgATAAGAAGATTAATTAGTGATTAAGTAATCagttacatttttttaaaaaaagtaaagagttaattgaattaatatttaaatttaaatgtggaaataaaaaatataaatataagaagTATAGTGAGATTctattaaaagtaaaataagcaaccaTGGTTGCTTATGAGTTGCTTAAATCTTATGTGGCAGTTTGAGCCCACCAAaatagtgtttaagcaactcatcAACTAGCAACCTTGCATTGAAGATGTTCTTACCTTAGTTTCTTGATAATTTTCGTCTCCTTCAAATCCTCTAGAGTTCCTGTGCACAAACTAATTAAGTTACATGCTAGTCTATATAACTTCAttaattaaacatgttttttttttgttacatacgGAAGACTAAACAGAACTAAGCAAGCACATCCTGGCACAGCAAGGGCACCACATCAGTAGGTGGAAGTCTCCAAACCTTCATCTGACGACGCATCCTAGTAGCAAAGCTAGCCAAAGCATCCGCAACCATGTTTCATTCCCAAGAGATATGACGTACTGACACCTGCCAATCACGGTTGAGAGCTTCACGAATTCTCCGAATATCATCACGCTGCCAATATTGGTCCACTGGCTGCCCACTCATCACCACCCCAACAAGCTCCATGCAATCAGAACGATAAACTAATTTACGGTACCCAAGATCCCAGACCAGCCAATCACATGTTCTAGAGCTAGCCATGGAGTTAAACATCATTAATTAAACATGTGATGCTTCTTTCCTAATTAACTTTAATAAATTCTATTCCCTTTTACTAATAGACTTAGCTCAAGTGCTAGGAGCtggggggacatatgggttgggtagagGGAGGTCCAGAGATTGATTCCTGACGGGTGcgatttatctttccgatgtaccaaaaaaaaaaaaaactaataggCTTAGCCTATTTAATGAATTTAGTTATTCACTAGTTCTGAACTTCATGTTCAGAAGTTCTACATTGACTAGAGAATGGTCAATTAAGTGTTTATATTGCTTATCCAAAAAAttaagtgtttataaagggtagcGCAACCCTCAATTCTTGAGCTaatttttgggttgagttaggtctcTCTAAttttaatatggtatcagaacTTATCCTAAATCCATGTGTTGTGGAGACTCTCATATTTTGGTCACCCATTGATGTGATTCTACGCTCCAGATGTCCAGTTCTAAGTATGAgggtgtgtgttagaagtcccacattaacTAGAAATATGATTAaacaagtgtttataaagggtagagcaagcATCAACTCTAGAGCTAGCATTTAGATTGAGTTAGACATTCTTAATTTTAATAGAAATTAAAACCAGATAATTTGGTCTTACACCAGATCCATGACATTAACTGAATTGATTCTAGCTATAATCCCACCTGTATTAACAACCCCATCCTTGGAAACCTTATTCTGGGTTGTGTTAACACTAGTTCCTTTTCTATCTTGATGGGTGGCTACTGGCTACTCACTATGAGACCGTAGATCATAATATTTAGATAAAGTGCCTCCAAGTTGCAGGAGCAGATACTGAATCCTGAGAAGTCAATATATCTAGTAATTAATCTGCTATATTGGAGATTAGTGTTGAGGGACTTATCTATTTGGGAGAAGGGATTCGTGACATTGGGGATTTAAAAGGAATATTGCTGGCTTGGTTTTTTATCATTAAAATCCTTTCTGGATTGGTGGGGTAAGGATTCTCAGTACGTAGCATATGTTTGTTGCTTCAGCAGCtgctattttttttatctcttatttctttttttatgaGTTGAAATACCATTTATACTTCATATCAATaaatttggcttataaaaaaatatcacaacCTCACCCACGAGTTTGTACTTTATTGAGAATCTTTTAAAACCAttgttatatattatttattcaaACTTGTGAGAACTAATTCCAatctaaaatttgaaaatttcaaTCATGGTAGAAAACTATTTGTGGATCTAAACTATCGTATCACTATTGTTGGGAAACAACACAGCTGAAGAAAAATTAAGATAAATCACAACTCAAGAAAATAACGTGAAAACTCCAAAACTGGAGAAAAATCACGACCGTTGccatgtgaaaattgttaccaACACATAGACTTACTCTCACCCCCAATACCaccacactctcacaaagcaaatattTAAACTAAGTCTGATATAAGCTTAAAGTACTACTGACTGGTacatctaaaaacaaagaacttGTGTTCAATATATATCCTAGTCTCCCCCTTGCTCCACACActaagcaatgtgagacttctcaaatagctaatttttaacctccttctttattttaaAAACTTGACAATGCGAGACTTGATAATCAACCCCAACCTCTTTCATGCTTTAGGACCGACTTGATCTTCATAAATTGTTATATATGTATAGATTCTAATCCACCCATTTACATTAATTTTCAATGTGGATGGATAATTTTTGCTAAATTCTTATAATTAATAGATTTTTCAAGCATCttccttgtatttttttttaaagaaattagtGAATCTATTGCAACTTGAACATTGAAATCTTGGTAATGTCTAAAATTGTCACCACATGAATTTTTCATCTCGAGCATATAATTTTAACTATCAACGCAACTAAGGTACATTATATCAAGGTCTTTCATTGAACAAAATGTTAGACTTAAACAGAATTTTGTAACACACGGGTACATTACAACAATTATAATCTTACGTGGTGTGTatgatttttaaataatatatatatatggaggtTCTCTAAATGATCCataataaagtttgggttaaataacctaccatccaatcacattggagataagtgagttggaatttctatattttatttattaatttatttccaacttatttatctccaatgtgattggatgatgggttatttaactaaaactttatcatgagtcgTTTAGACAACCCCTATATATGACATAGTTTTATTGGTAAAATAGAGAAGTGTGAACATCAAATAAAAAGAGGAGATTTCAATCCTTCTACATGATGGAACAACTAGATGGGTATGGATCATAAACGACGTGGTACGAGGGGTGGGGATAGTTCGCATAAGAATAAGGTACATAAAAGTTTTCTGTTGAAGTTGTTACTTTTTCCTCTGTCCCTTCGACATCCCCACCCTCATTGTTGGAATCCTTGGCATCTCCAACACTTAAAAGGGTTGCATAGCTGAACTTTTTCCTCAATTTACTTGTCAAGCAAACAGAATCGATTCTATCTCCGGTCACAACCACTTGATCTCTGCCTTCGCCTTCTAATGACACTGATTGCACACCTACACATGTAGAAGTGCAAAATTATCATGAGCACAACACAATTAGCTCGGTTTGATTGCACATAATTTAAGTCAAGACACATTTACTCAAGGAAATTAAGACTTAGAATTTCTAATCCAAAATATTCTAGAGCATGATAGCATAATATCAAATATGGTATTACAAATACGTACAAAAATGATGTTTAGGGATGCATTAAGTCTATAACGAGCGGACATACAATTGACATGCAACGACTAACATTTTTAACCGCCACTACCATTGACGGGCTAAAGTGTATGTCAACGtcagttaaaaaatatatatttacctaataatttaattacttaGAAATAAGTTACAGGTTAGTTCAtagataatttaatttaaaataatgaattttcattatttaCCTTGAAATGCTGCAGCAATTTTCATTGCTTTGCTTCTGCATTTGTCATCTTTCATGTGCACCTCGACAACTATTATCTATGGAAACAAACAAGTGAAGAGCCTATTATATTGAAAGCATATATAGATGATCATGTACTAAtttctaatttaattatttgcAATATtctcctttaaaaaaaattaaaagtgatCATCTCACCTTCATCTTTGAATTCTAGATACCGCACAGAAATTTATGCTTGGTGGTGGAGAAGCTTGCTAGCTAGTGTATCGTTCGTACGTgctttgttgttattgttgttgttgctgttgttaaTGATGCTATATTGTGCTAATCATACATCCTTATATAAGGGTTTATAATAGTATTTTTGTTGACTTAGGTCCGCGCCTCTCCAGTTTAATTTCCACACGGCACACACCATGGaaatttacttatttttatatttttatcattttcagTTGATTTCAACTTTTTAAAGTTTTCTTCCATTTGACATGTATGATGGGAGAGTAGGTGTCGTTTACCTACCGTTAAAATATTGTATTCGGTAGGCCGAAATATGTTTATCCAGGATTCTGAATTCTGATCAGTAATTAATTGGGGAAATTAAAAGAGGGCAACCTTAAAAGAGATGTGATCACTTTTGGCAATCTTGACTAATTACCAATTTGGAGAAACGACCCTTCTAGATTTATTCCTTTGATACGAATCTGTTTGGAGAACCGACCAAAGTCCTAGtagtctttcaaaaaaaacaaaGTCCTAGTAGTTAAATGGAGTGttcttataattttaaaagCTGACCTGATAACCCACATGAGGAGTCTATACTGTTCCGGgtaagaacattgagaaagggtGTAACCCCTAAAGAGAGAAGTGATTGCACTCAAGAGAGAAATCTAGAAAGAAAAtcactgaatttcatgtgtgcatccataaaatgagcaaaaagtcctttacaattggtatctgctacctatttatagaggtagtgttgggcccccatatgctagtgtccttaatgggccgtgtgggcctggctgaacgaggctcaaccctactggcttggggacccgccacggggcggtgtgaaccctgggcgttgcccctctaggggctcgcccagtccatataCGTAATGTGATGTAATGTATTTGTGGAtcttaatatttaattaataagaaaagGCCAAGTTTTatatcaaaaaagaaaagaaagagaaaatgcaaaattaaaatttcatattCTTAAATAATTCAAGTACAAGATATCCTGATCAAGTTATCCACGAAGCCGAAGACATTTGATCACCACTTGAACTTTTCACATTATAGTCAAGTTTAAGGTTGCGTTTAATTTGGTGATGGAAGAGGATATAACACAACAGAATGACATAGAACATAGTATAATTAGAGTATATAATAGATTTTCCTACCGAATAGATTGTATCCTCTCTCATGTATATAATAGATTTTCCTGATAAGCTAATTAGAGTAGCTTTTCCAAATAAActgtttttcagtttttctaaaacaataattttttaaaaagtttatttttttattttttcctaaAAATATGTTGAAAAACGCGCTCTAAAATATGTTGTCAATTTTTCTAAAATGTCAACTTTTTAAAAAGTTGAAACaaacatattaaaattttagaaaaagtaactttttctataaataagCTGAAACTAATTAACTCACTCTAAAGTAACTTTTCTAAATAATATCTTTTTAGCTTCTTTATAAAAAGAAGCTAAAAAGTGTAATTCGTACGTGGCACGAGCCACGTAGCACTGctcttctcttttttatttcaactacatttatcatatatttcattttctctattttcttcgtgtatatatatatatata
This is a stretch of genomic DNA from Lotus japonicus ecotype B-129 chromosome 1, LjGifu_v1.2. It encodes these proteins:
- the LOC130731579 gene encoding heavy metal-associated isoprenylated plant protein 47-like, whose protein sequence is MKIIVVEVHMKDDKCRSKAMKIAAAFQGVQSVSLEGEGRDQVVVTGDRIDSVCLTSKLRKKFSYATLLSVGDAKDSNNEGGDVEGTEEKVTTSTENFYVPYSYANYPHPSYHVVYDPYPSSCSIM